One region of Rhodocaloribacter litoris genomic DNA includes:
- a CDS encoding glycosyl hydrolase 53 family protein, with protein sequence MSCRILLALAFLLPALFRPLPAPAQSFHFGADLSYANMMEDCGAVFKEHGTPTDVYAIFAHRGHNLVRARLWVDPAWQEALVQPPGVKPRYNDLDDVRETFSRARAAGMQLMLGLHYSDFWADPSRQVVPARWAAIADDVDALADSVHAYTKQVLTTLDADGLMPEFVKIGNETNGGLLVHRTMNDRYEPVGTLSTDWSRHAVLFNAAIRAVREVGATAAVTPKIVLHFAGLNSLVWRYQNLVAHGVTDFDVMGFSYYYAWHEASIRELGETIRALRSRLPGYEVMVVETGYPWTRTGFDSLPNIITTPDPDYLPVIPEKQLEYLVDYAREVMRSGGIGVIFWEPAWVSTPCRTPWGQGSSQEHVAFFDPVETNFMENGGGRWPEAAFYEDLDAHKITFQVDMTGQDTERGVYIRGTFTDGEIVPMADLGEGLFSFFAYLPEGATGTYHFLNGPEATDRETVPAACAADGTDRRYTVPASDAVFAFRWADCTPLVDTPVEVTFAVDMTGQDTSRGVYITGHVTDWEIVRMTPQGEAIYTYTTSLMPGSAGAYYYLTTSTWDNYQAFRESVPAACATWYGSDRGYVVPDTPAVFAVRWGTCETFAWPTAREDAPSTGTLRLHPNYPNPFRRTTTLTYTLPQAGPVRLAVYDVLGRRVALLVDTRQAAGTYRTAFDATALPPGLYIARLTTPAGTLTRPLVRAQGHDQ encoded by the coding sequence ATGTCCTGCCGTATCCTCCTCGCCCTGGCGTTCCTGCTTCCGGCCCTGTTCCGGCCCCTCCCCGCCCCGGCGCAGTCGTTCCACTTCGGGGCGGACCTCTCTTATGCGAACATGATGGAGGACTGCGGGGCCGTCTTCAAGGAGCACGGCACGCCAACGGACGTCTACGCGATCTTCGCCCATCGGGGCCACAACCTGGTGCGGGCCCGCCTCTGGGTGGACCCCGCCTGGCAGGAGGCGCTCGTGCAGCCGCCGGGCGTCAAGCCCCGGTACAACGACCTCGACGACGTGCGGGAAACCTTCTCCCGCGCCCGCGCCGCCGGCATGCAGTTGATGCTGGGCCTCCACTACTCCGACTTCTGGGCCGATCCGAGCCGGCAGGTCGTCCCCGCCCGCTGGGCCGCCATCGCCGACGACGTCGACGCGCTCGCGGACTCGGTCCACGCCTACACCAAGCAGGTCCTCACGACGCTCGACGCCGACGGGCTCATGCCGGAGTTCGTCAAGATCGGCAACGAGACGAACGGCGGGCTGCTCGTCCACCGCACCATGAACGACCGGTACGAGCCCGTCGGCACCCTCAGCACGGACTGGAGCCGCCACGCGGTGCTGTTCAACGCCGCCATCCGGGCCGTCCGCGAGGTCGGCGCCACCGCCGCCGTCACGCCGAAGATCGTCCTCCACTTCGCCGGGCTGAACAGCCTCGTCTGGCGCTACCAGAACCTCGTCGCCCACGGCGTGACCGACTTCGACGTGATGGGCTTCTCCTACTACTACGCCTGGCACGAAGCCAGCATCCGCGAGCTCGGCGAGACGATCCGCGCCCTCCGCAGCCGGCTCCCGGGCTACGAGGTGATGGTCGTCGAAACCGGCTACCCCTGGACCCGCACCGGCTTCGACAGCCTCCCCAACATCATCACCACGCCGGACCCGGACTACCTCCCCGTCATCCCCGAAAAACAGCTGGAGTACCTCGTCGACTACGCCCGCGAGGTCATGCGGTCCGGCGGCATCGGGGTCATCTTCTGGGAGCCGGCCTGGGTCTCGACGCCGTGCCGCACCCCCTGGGGGCAGGGCTCCTCGCAGGAGCACGTCGCCTTCTTCGACCCCGTCGAGACGAACTTCATGGAGAACGGCGGGGGACGCTGGCCCGAGGCGGCCTTCTACGAGGACCTCGATGCCCACAAGATCACGTTCCAGGTGGACATGACCGGGCAGGACACCGAGCGCGGCGTTTATATCCGGGGCACCTTCACCGACGGCGAGATCGTCCCCATGGCCGACCTGGGCGAGGGGTTGTTCAGCTTCTTCGCGTACCTGCCCGAGGGCGCCACCGGCACCTACCACTTCCTCAACGGCCCCGAGGCCACGGACCGCGAGACCGTCCCGGCCGCGTGTGCCGCCGACGGCACCGACCGCCGCTATACCGTCCCCGCCTCCGACGCCGTCTTCGCCTTCCGCTGGGCAGACTGCACCCCGCTCGTGGACACGCCGGTGGAGGTCACCTTCGCCGTCGACATGACCGGGCAGGACACCTCGCGCGGCGTCTACATCACCGGGCACGTCACGGACTGGGAGATCGTCCGCATGACCCCGCAGGGTGAGGCCATCTACACGTACACCACCTCCCTGATGCCCGGCAGCGCGGGCGCCTACTATTACCTGACCACCAGCACGTGGGACAACTACCAGGCCTTCCGCGAGTCGGTCCCGGCCGCGTGTGCGACGTGGTACGGCTCGGACCGGGGCTACGTCGTGCCGGACACGCCCGCCGTCTTCGCCGTACGCTGGGGGACGTGCGAGACGTTCGCCTGGCCGACGGCCCGGGAGGACGCGCCCTCCACCGGCACGCTCCGGCTCCACCCGAACTACCCGAACCCGTTCCGCCGGACGACCACGCTGACCTACACGTTGCCGCAGGCGGGTCCCGTGCGGCTCGCCGTGTACGACGTGCTCGGCCGCCGCGTGGCGCTGCTGGTGGACACCCGCCAGGCCGCCGGCACCTACCGGACCGCGTTCGACGCCACCGCGCTGCCGCCCGGCCTGTACATCGCCCGCCTGACGACGCCGGCCGGCACCCTCACCCGCCCGCTCGTGCGGGCGCAAGGACACGATCAATGA
- a CDS encoding UDP-glucose--hexose-1-phosphate uridylyltransferase has translation MLSHEHPHRRLNPLTGEWVLVSPHRARRPWQGQVEKVPPETRPAYDPSCYLCPGNTRAGGAQNPDYPGTFVFDNDFAALYPEVPQAGVEEDELFVARTEPGIARVICFSPRHDLTLPEMPVEAIRRVVDVWTEQYAELGARPDIGHVQIFENKGAIMGCSNPHPHGQIWAQATLPDLPARELACQRRYFERHGHTLLGDYLARELDRDERIVCANDHFVALVPFWAVWPFETLVISRRPVPDLTALDDDEKTALADLLKRLTTRYDNLFEVSFPYSAGLHQAPTDGRPHPEWHLHMHFYPPLLRSATVKKFMVGYEMLGMPQRDLTPEAAAARLRALSETHYSVCAA, from the coding sequence ATGCTTTCCCACGAACATCCCCATCGTCGCCTGAATCCCCTCACGGGGGAGTGGGTGCTCGTCTCGCCGCACCGGGCCCGGCGTCCCTGGCAGGGACAGGTCGAGAAGGTGCCGCCGGAGACGCGCCCGGCCTACGATCCGTCCTGCTACCTCTGCCCCGGCAACACCCGCGCCGGCGGGGCACAGAACCCGGACTACCCCGGCACCTTCGTCTTCGACAACGACTTCGCCGCACTCTATCCGGAGGTGCCACAGGCAGGCGTCGAGGAGGACGAGCTGTTCGTGGCCCGTACCGAGCCGGGCATCGCGCGGGTGATCTGTTTCTCCCCGCGGCATGACCTTACGCTACCCGAGATGCCGGTCGAGGCGATCCGCCGCGTCGTGGACGTGTGGACGGAACAGTACGCCGAACTGGGAGCCCGGCCGGACATCGGCCACGTGCAGATCTTCGAGAACAAGGGAGCGATCATGGGGTGCAGCAACCCCCACCCGCACGGGCAGATCTGGGCGCAGGCCACGCTTCCGGACCTGCCCGCCCGCGAGCTCGCCTGCCAGCGCCGGTACTTCGAGCGCCACGGGCACACGCTGCTGGGCGACTACCTGGCGCGGGAACTCGACCGGGACGAGCGGATCGTGTGCGCCAACGACCACTTCGTCGCCCTAGTGCCGTTCTGGGCCGTCTGGCCGTTCGAGACGCTGGTTATCAGCCGCCGGCCCGTCCCCGACCTGACGGCCCTCGACGACGACGAGAAAACGGCCCTGGCCGACCTGCTCAAGCGCCTGACGACGCGCTACGACAACCTTTTCGAAGTCTCCTTCCCCTATTCGGCCGGATTGCACCAGGCTCCGACCGACGGGCGCCCGCATCCCGAATGGCACCTCCACATGCACTTCTACCCGCCGCTGCTGCGCTCGGCCACGGTGAAGAAGTTCATGGTCGGCTACGAGATGCTGGGCATGCCGCAACGGGACCTCACCCCCGAAGCCGCCGCGGCCCGCCTTCGCGCCCTCTCCGAAACACACTATAGCGTTTGCGCTGCGTAG
- the galK gene encoding galactokinase — translation MTTRKPLSGETRAPTTAVAPVDRVRRAFERYVGPAAEATLALAPGRVNLIGDHTDYNDGFVLPMTLGQAVYVALRRRPDRRIVLHALNYDERLEATLDALPGPGSSWRHYAGGVVALLQERGFIPSGFEGVLYGDVPVGAGLSSSAATEVALLVGLEHLFGFALEGAEGARLCQQVEHRFIGVQCGIMDQFAARLGRAGHALFLDCRTLAFEAVPVHPGEHVFVIADSRAPRSLAASKYNERRAECEAGVAFFQRLYPQVRALRDVSAEMLEAHAAALPEPVRRRCRHVVGENARVQEAVAALRAGDLARFGTLMTASHASLRDLYEVSSPELDRLVETACATDGVRGARMTGAGFGGCTVILAHRDAVPDLTQRLSADYRTDFGRTPAVYVVERNLEAGPVSFSS, via the coding sequence ATGACAACGAGGAAGCCTCTGTCCGGTGAGACCCGAGCACCGACCACCGCCGTGGCACCCGTCGACCGGGTGCGCCGGGCCTTCGAGCGATACGTCGGGCCGGCCGCAGAAGCGACCCTGGCCCTGGCGCCCGGCCGGGTCAACCTCATCGGGGATCATACCGACTACAACGACGGCTTCGTCCTGCCGATGACGCTCGGGCAGGCCGTCTACGTGGCGTTGCGGCGGCGGCCGGACCGGCGCATCGTCCTGCACGCGCTCAACTACGACGAGCGGCTGGAGGCGACGCTCGATGCCCTGCCCGGCCCCGGCTCGTCGTGGCGGCACTATGCCGGAGGCGTCGTGGCGTTGCTCCAGGAGCGGGGGTTCATACCGTCCGGCTTCGAGGGCGTCCTCTACGGCGACGTGCCCGTCGGCGCCGGGCTGAGCTCCTCGGCCGCCACCGAGGTGGCCCTGCTCGTGGGGCTGGAACACCTGTTCGGCTTCGCGCTCGAGGGCGCCGAGGGGGCACGGCTCTGCCAGCAGGTCGAGCACCGCTTCATCGGCGTGCAATGCGGCATCATGGACCAGTTCGCCGCCCGCCTGGGCCGGGCCGGGCACGCCCTGTTCCTGGACTGCCGCACCCTGGCCTTCGAGGCCGTGCCGGTGCACCCCGGCGAACACGTCTTCGTGATCGCCGACAGCCGTGCGCCCCGCTCGCTGGCCGCCTCGAAGTACAACGAGCGACGGGCCGAATGCGAGGCCGGCGTCGCGTTCTTCCAGCGCCTCTACCCACAGGTCCGGGCCCTGCGCGACGTCTCGGCCGAGATGCTGGAGGCTCACGCGGCGGCGCTGCCGGAACCGGTGCGGCGGCGCTGCCGGCACGTCGTCGGCGAGAACGCCCGGGTGCAGGAGGCCGTCGCGGCCCTGCGCGCGGGCGACCTGGCTCGCTTCGGAACGCTCATGACGGCCTCGCACGCAAGCCTGCGCGACCTTTACGAAGTCAGCTCGCCCGAACTCGACCGGCTCGTGGAGACGGCCTGCGCCACGGACGGCGTACGGGGGGCCCGGATGACGGGTGCCGGCTTCGGCGGCTGCACGGTCATCCTGGCACACCGCGACGCCGTGCCGGACCTGACGCAGCGCCTGTCCGCCGACTACCGCACCGACTTCGGTCGCACGCCCGCCGTCTACGTGGTCGAGCGAAACCTCGAAGCCGGTCCTGTGTCCTTTTCCTCCTGA
- a CDS encoding TonB-dependent receptor plug domain-containing protein codes for MNDSGFVLPVLLLLLAGCGTAQPAAHRQDGDVNVGYGTEKEERLTTAVSVVTREQIEASSARRIEEVLRLAGVTVLRGPAGSYVVRIQGSVFPDGGNEPLFVIDGVPSPGPYSGVVAGLFPRDVERIEVLKDAAATAIYGSRGANGAILITTRSGH; via the coding sequence ATGAACGATTCCGGTTTCGTCCTTCCCGTGCTCCTGTTGCTGCTGGCCGGCTGCGGAACCGCCCAGCCCGCTGCGCATCGCCAGGACGGCGACGTCAACGTCGGATACGGCACGGAGAAAGAAGAACGCCTGACCACTGCCGTGTCCGTCGTCACGCGCGAGCAGATCGAAGCGTCGTCGGCCCGTCGCATCGAAGAGGTGCTGCGGCTGGCCGGCGTGACCGTGCTGCGCGGGCCGGCAGGGTCCTACGTCGTGCGGATCCAGGGGAGCGTGTTCCCGGACGGCGGCAACGAGCCGCTCTTCGTCATCGACGGGGTGCCCAGCCCGGGCCCGTACAGCGGGGTTGTGGCAGGCCTGTTCCCCCGCGACGTCGAACGCATCGAGGTGTTGAAAGACGCCGCCGCCACCGCCATCTACGGGTCCCGGGGGGCCAACGGCGCCATCCTTATCACCACCCGGAGCGGTCATTGA